One window from the genome of Paenibacillus azoreducens encodes:
- a CDS encoding TetR/AcrR family transcriptional regulator has product MSVNPEDPRVKRTRQLFVQAFNDLVGKKRNIYSISVHDITNQATVNRTTFYAHFQDKHDFLEYWMTEKFQMTIRDRLPEETTCNADNLRILIQTIFDFLLQFQQCRTPGDKQFEAMFENAMHQDLHRLLLKRVNEVDTQGFSQEKLEAMALVISWGIFGSALQWSRYPQNRSVETMFEEVIEVISVQLAPFWEQTAS; this is encoded by the coding sequence ATGTCGGTAAATCCCGAGGATCCGCGTGTTAAAAGAACCCGTCAATTGTTCGTGCAGGCTTTTAACGATTTGGTTGGGAAAAAGAGAAACATCTATTCCATTTCTGTGCATGATATCACAAATCAAGCAACCGTAAATCGCACAACATTTTATGCGCATTTTCAGGATAAACATGACTTTCTTGAATATTGGATGACGGAAAAGTTCCAAATGACTATAAGGGATAGACTGCCGGAAGAAACAACATGCAATGCCGACAATTTGCGAATCCTTATTCAAACCATATTCGATTTTCTTTTGCAGTTTCAACAATGTCGTACGCCCGGAGATAAGCAGTTTGAAGCGATGTTTGAAAATGCCATGCATCAGGATCTTCATCGGCTTCTGCTTAAACGGGTAAATGAAGTGGACACACAGGGCTTTTCGCAAGAAAAATTGGAAGCGATGGCACTCGTTATCAGTTGGGGCATATTCGGATCGGCTTTGCAGTGGAGCCGGTACCCTCAAAATCGCTCAGTGGAAACGATGTTTGAAGAAGTCATTGAAGTTATATCCGTCCAGTTGGCCCCTTTTTGGGAGCAAACAGCCAGCTAA
- a CDS encoding M42 family metallopeptidase — protein MLKALTDANGVPGHEDEVRDVMREHIAPYADEVTVDHLGSLIAKKTGTTPDGPKIMVAGHLDEIGFMVTRIDDNGFLYFQPLGGWWEQVMQAQRVTVMTRKGNIPGVIGSKPPHILSPEARKNSVDKKEMFIDIGAESREQATEFGVRPGDSIVPVCEFTVMKNEKMLMAKAWDNRIGCAIAIDVLKQLKDVEHPNTVYGVGTVQEEVGLRGAKTAANVIQPDIGFSVDVGIAGDTPGVTEKDALAKMGKGPQILIYDGSMISHRRLRNFITDTADELGIPYQFDYVAGGGTDAGAIHVTAGGVPSLAISIATRYIHTHAAILHRDDFENAVKLITEVIKRLDKNKVKELTFGQG, from the coding sequence ATGTTAAAAGCTCTAACGGACGCCAACGGCGTACCAGGTCACGAAGACGAAGTGCGCGACGTTATGCGGGAGCACATTGCTCCTTACGCTGACGAAGTGACGGTTGATCATCTCGGCAGCTTGATTGCCAAAAAAACGGGCACGACTCCGGACGGCCCTAAAATTATGGTAGCCGGACATTTGGATGAGATCGGTTTCATGGTGACGCGGATCGACGACAATGGCTTCCTATACTTTCAACCGCTAGGCGGATGGTGGGAGCAAGTGATGCAAGCGCAGCGTGTGACTGTCATGACGCGCAAGGGGAACATTCCCGGCGTGATCGGCTCGAAACCGCCGCATATTTTATCGCCGGAAGCCCGCAAAAATTCAGTTGACAAAAAAGAGATGTTCATCGATATCGGCGCGGAAAGCAGAGAGCAAGCTACGGAGTTCGGTGTTCGCCCGGGCGACTCCATCGTACCGGTTTGCGAATTTACCGTGATGAAAAATGAAAAGATGCTGATGGCCAAAGCATGGGACAACCGCATCGGCTGTGCCATTGCGATCGATGTGCTGAAGCAGCTGAAAGACGTCGAGCATCCGAATACCGTATACGGCGTCGGCACCGTTCAAGAGGAAGTCGGCTTACGCGGAGCGAAAACGGCCGCAAATGTCATTCAACCGGATATCGGTTTCTCGGTTGACGTAGGAATTGCCGGCGATACGCCGGGTGTGACCGAGAAGGACGCCCTGGCCAAAATGGGCAAAGGGCCGCAAATTCTCATTTATGACGGATCGATGATCTCGCATCGCCGTCTGCGCAACTTCATTACCGACACAGCGGATGAGCTCGGCATTCCTTATCAATTCGACTATGTCGCAGGAGGCGGCACCGACGCCGGCGCCATTCACGTGACAGCCGGGGGCGTACCGTCGCTTGCGATTTCGATTGCAACGCGATACATTCATACGCATGCGGCGATTCTCCACCGCGATGATTTCGAAAACGCCGTGAAGCTGATCACCGAAGTCATCAAACGATTGGATAAAAACAAAGTGAAGGAACTTACATTCGGCCAAGGGTAG
- a CDS encoding chlorophyllase/cutinase-like alpha/beta fold protein: MSVLKKRKWILWLSALLLIVAVPITIFMQIIIHSNVPELAEGSIEQRYAQRGSYHVKVKEVKNASGEALFRIYYPAFQADESYPVISWGNGTDATPDRYDGLLTHLASWGFIVIDSYSKTTGTGKEIVEAIDYLKNENQLANSLFYQKIQMEQIGVAGHSQGATGVINAHTNYTSGSLIKTVVSIALPNLKYCDPEDVYDTARITVPFLIMGGTRDFLISPVSTNQLALHNTNASTPVMMGMAKGAAHTAIEGDGGNHRGYLTAWMRYQLLDDQEAIKAFYGDSSEMMHNTNWVDVIQANMEIIQR; this comes from the coding sequence ATGTCGGTTTTGAAAAAACGAAAGTGGATTTTATGGTTGTCAGCCTTACTCCTTATCGTTGCAGTTCCAATAACAATTTTCATGCAAATAATCATTCATTCTAATGTACCAGAACTTGCAGAAGGAAGCATTGAGCAGCGGTATGCACAGCGAGGAAGCTATCATGTAAAGGTAAAAGAAGTTAAGAATGCGAGCGGAGAGGCCTTATTTAGAATATACTACCCGGCATTTCAAGCAGACGAATCCTATCCTGTTATTTCTTGGGGGAATGGAACTGATGCCACGCCAGATCGCTATGATGGGCTCTTAACTCATCTTGCTAGCTGGGGATTCATTGTAATTGATTCCTATAGCAAGACAACGGGAACAGGCAAAGAAATTGTGGAGGCTATTGATTATTTAAAAAATGAAAACCAACTAGCAAACAGCTTGTTTTATCAAAAAATACAAATGGAGCAAATTGGTGTAGCTGGACATTCTCAAGGGGCTACCGGGGTCATTAATGCCCATACCAACTATACAAGTGGATCGTTGATTAAGACGGTTGTATCCATTGCTCTCCCGAATTTGAAGTATTGCGATCCAGAAGATGTGTACGATACAGCACGTATTACCGTTCCTTTCCTCATTATGGGCGGTACACGAGATTTTCTAATCTCACCGGTATCGACGAATCAATTAGCCTTGCATAATACTAACGCAAGCACGCCTGTTATGATGGGGATGGCAAAAGGTGCAGCACATACAGCGATTGAAGGTGATGGTGGCAATCATAGGGGTTACTTGACGGCTTGGATGAGATATCAGCTGCTTGATGATCAGGAAGCCATAAAGGCATTCTATGGGGATTCTTCCGAGATGATGCATAATACAAATTGGGTGGACGTTATACAAGCAAATATGGAAATCATTCAACGTTGA
- a CDS encoding YjcZ family sporulation protein, translating into MSGAVAGVGYGHCCFGTNIGAILVLFILLVIILRAFCW; encoded by the coding sequence ATGAGTGGAGCTGTTGCAGGAGTAGGTTATGGCCATTGTTGTTTTGGCACAAATATTGGAGCGATTCTGGTTCTCTTCATTTTGCTGGTTATCATTCTTAGAGCTTTTTGCTGGTAA
- a CDS encoding DUF3841 domain-containing protein: MRYWTIQALESWEEAENSGYLEGNKDYLMYPEEYKWMIARMSKRLPNYDGSYPVWVWLKKPDMRGNNHFEGGGKCVRLTLDLDPEDVLLSDFDDWHCILNNTFNAVSEDEWDKFYAGELQMTKEQSWERIFDLELQRDPIWSGDAPRVLQGVTGKVTLDKVKKVEHFVARQQPKWM, from the coding sequence TTGCGGTACTGGACGATACAAGCTTTAGAATCTTGGGAAGAAGCCGAAAATTCCGGATATCTGGAGGGCAACAAAGATTACCTAATGTACCCTGAAGAGTATAAATGGATGATTGCTCGGATGAGCAAGCGCCTACCGAATTACGATGGTAGTTACCCTGTGTGGGTTTGGTTAAAGAAGCCTGATATGAGGGGAAACAACCATTTTGAAGGTGGTGGAAAGTGCGTGCGCTTAACTCTGGATCTGGATCCTGAAGATGTCCTCTTATCTGATTTTGATGATTGGCACTGTATTTTGAACAACACTTTTAACGCTGTAAGTGAAGACGAATGGGATAAGTTTTATGCCGGTGAGCTACAAATGACTAAAGAACAAAGCTGGGAAAGAATATTCGATCTGGAGCTTCAGCGAGACCCCATCTGGTCGGGGGATGCACCAAGGGTACTGCAAGGAGTAACTGGCAAAGTGACTTTGGATAAAGTTAAAAAAGTTGAACACTTTGTGGCCCGACAACAGCCAAAATGGATGTAA
- a CDS encoding YheC/YheD family protein, whose protein sequence is MKKEKYKMGKLGKYKFMKKYKMIRKFLPDTRTATLSNLKIMLKLYRSVYLKPDEGTGGHGIYKINRGENSFVLRTGSNSRMFSSLNDLYASIQSILIRDKYVVQEGIELLKHNNRPFDIRVMVQKNGKGTLDVTGIIGRQAKRNKVVTNFHSGGTPLSINTLLKSHLNGESRKQYIQSLERLGKDASTVLGKSYRSKRAFGVDIAIDNKMNPWVLEINTKPDMSIFNTLRNKTMYNRILRYSKIKG, encoded by the coding sequence GTGAAGAAGGAAAAATATAAAATGGGGAAATTAGGAAAATATAAATTCATGAAGAAATATAAAATGATACGCAAATTTTTGCCGGACACTCGAACAGCAACTCTGTCAAACCTTAAAATCATGCTGAAGTTGTATAGATCAGTTTACTTAAAACCCGATGAGGGAACAGGCGGCCATGGGATATATAAAATCAACAGGGGCGAGAACAGCTTTGTTTTACGCACTGGTTCGAATTCACGTATGTTTAGCTCATTAAATGACTTATATGCTTCAATTCAAAGTATTCTAATTAGGGATAAATATGTTGTTCAAGAAGGGATTGAACTGTTAAAACACAATAATCGTCCGTTTGATATCAGAGTTATGGTACAAAAGAATGGAAAAGGAACATTAGATGTCACCGGAATTATCGGAAGACAAGCGAAGCGTAATAAAGTAGTAACGAATTTTCATTCTGGAGGAACTCCCTTATCTATTAACACCTTACTCAAATCACATCTGAATGGCGAATCAAGGAAACAGTACATTCAATCACTTGAGAGATTAGGGAAAGATGCAAGCACGGTCCTTGGTAAAAGTTATAGAAGTAAACGAGCATTCGGAGTTGATATAGCCATTGATAATAAAATGAATCCCTGGGTATTGGAAATTAATACCAAGCCTGATATGAGCATTTTTAACACTTTGAGGAACAAAACGATGTACAATAGGATTCTAAGATACTCAAAAATTAAAGGATAA
- a CDS encoding SDR family oxidoreductase, translated as MIVVTGANGKLGRKVVEELLKRVPAGDIGVSVRDVHKAQDLKELGVRVRQGSFDDSESLLHAFEEASQVLMISSHSLGEVAVRHHQTAIDSAKKAGVRRLLYTSQMFSPATSHFPPMDVHAATEELLKSSGMPFTSLRNGFYAASAIMWMGDALKTGELIAPEDGPVAWTAHSDLAEATAVILTEQRYDGITPNLTAPEAIDMDGIASIASKIMDRPIRRMVVSDDEYRNRLLSRGLPEAMVGMLTGMFQASRQGDFSQTNPALENLIGRSPVNFADFLKDSISQ; from the coding sequence ATGATTGTTGTTACAGGAGCGAATGGAAAATTAGGTCGGAAGGTCGTAGAGGAACTTCTCAAACGTGTTCCTGCCGGAGATATTGGCGTAAGTGTCCGTGATGTGCACAAGGCACAGGATCTAAAAGAACTCGGAGTTCGTGTTCGGCAAGGAAGTTTCGATGATTCCGAAAGTCTTCTTCACGCCTTTGAGGAAGCCTCTCAGGTTCTCATGATCTCGTCCCACTCCTTGGGAGAAGTTGCTGTTCGTCATCATCAAACCGCAATTGACTCGGCAAAGAAAGCCGGTGTTCGTCGACTGCTGTACACTAGCCAAATGTTTTCGCCTGCAACGTCGCATTTTCCTCCCATGGACGTTCATGCTGCTACAGAAGAGTTGCTAAAATCTTCGGGAATGCCTTTCACGTCGCTGCGAAACGGCTTTTATGCCGCATCAGCGATCATGTGGATGGGGGATGCCTTGAAAACAGGGGAATTGATTGCTCCGGAAGATGGTCCTGTTGCCTGGACCGCCCATTCCGACCTGGCTGAAGCCACAGCGGTCATCCTGACAGAGCAGAGATATGACGGTATAACTCCTAACCTTACGGCTCCCGAAGCGATTGACATGGATGGAATCGCATCGATTGCTTCCAAGATCATGGACCGACCGATTCGGCGAATGGTCGTGTCGGACGATGAATATCGGAACCGCTTACTGTCCCGAGGACTCCCGGAAGCGATGGTCGGCATGCTTACGGGGATGTTTCAGGCAAGCCGACAGGGAGATTTCTCGCAAACCAATCCCGCCTTGGAAAACCTGATTGGCAGATCCCCAGTGAATTTTGCGGACTTTTTAAAAGACTCGATTTCTCAATAA
- a CDS encoding TetR family transcriptional regulator — protein sequence MRNLSKELNVQAPTIYWYFKSNRSAQLLFGASFSNSLVPVSF from the coding sequence ATGAGAAACCTCTCCAAGGAGTTGAATGTTCAAGCCCCCACGATCTACTGGTACTTCAAGAGTAACAGATCAGCGCAACTGTTATTCGGAGCAAGCTTCAGCAATTCCCTTGTTCCGGTCAGCTTCTGA
- a CDS encoding TetR/AcrR family transcriptional regulator — translation MSPRTKEQNEAIREMRMNQIMQAAAEVYLEKGIQLEIRDVAVKAELGYGTVYHYYKNKHMLLEDLLWDALYRTESAVLPALTEDGGSLHKAESFSRLLLRMCIQDPSVFILLKTVADNFHHFPGNRFIKLSDNFQQRIYLPFVELIREGIGSKSPEKTANLIFGSLVGCTALNIHHNMQSEMDVEGIVDMIFSGIQAKER, via the coding sequence ATGTCACCACGTACCAAAGAACAGAATGAAGCGATCCGGGAGATGCGGATGAACCAAATTATGCAAGCGGCTGCGGAAGTATATTTGGAGAAGGGCATTCAATTGGAAATACGCGATGTTGCGGTCAAGGCAGAGCTCGGCTACGGAACCGTGTATCATTACTACAAAAATAAGCACATGCTTTTGGAAGATTTACTGTGGGATGCCCTATATCGAACGGAGTCGGCAGTACTGCCCGCTTTGACGGAGGACGGCGGCAGTTTGCATAAAGCTGAGTCTTTCTCCAGACTGCTCCTGCGGATGTGCATCCAGGATCCTTCCGTATTTATTTTGCTTAAAACGGTTGCGGATAATTTTCATCACTTCCCGGGAAACCGGTTCATCAAGCTGTCTGACAATTTTCAGCAACGGATCTATTTGCCGTTTGTGGAATTGATTCGTGAAGGAATCGGTTCCAAATCACCGGAGAAAACAGCTAATCTGATATTTGGCTCGCTTGTTGGCTGCACAGCATTGAACATCCACCACAATATGCAAAGCGAGATGGATGTGGAAGGCATCGTCGATATGATCTTTTCAGGCATACAGGCAAAGGAGAGATAA
- a CDS encoding TetR/AcrR family transcriptional regulator C-terminal domain-containing protein yields the protein MKSRPEADFMELFECLLQIIEPTSLTDKQKSSYTTHFFNYVIHFVVEEYEQRMLQISLEEDHNENTHEDLSQFTLLQRMHEEDMFKLMGSDVLFNSGILLLLDGIEQRVRNV from the coding sequence ATGAAGTCAAGGCCAGAGGCTGACTTTATGGAATTGTTCGAATGTCTATTGCAGATAATCGAACCTACTTCATTGACGGATAAACAAAAATCTTCATATACAACCCATTTTTTTAACTACGTCATCCATTTTGTCGTTGAAGAATATGAACAACGTATGTTGCAGATATCATTAGAGGAGGATCATAACGAGAATACCCATGAGGATCTATCGCAATTTACATTGCTTCAACGGATGCACGAAGAAGATATGTTTAAATTGATGGGTTCTGATGTACTCTTTAATTCCGGAATTCTCTTATTACTTGATGGAATAGAGCAGAGGGTTAGAAATGTTTGA
- a CDS encoding alpha/beta fold hydrolase produces the protein MDYEIFDLGDVTLQSGVTLPSAFLAYKTFGRLNEKKDNVIVYPTAFGDQHVQNEWLIGNGMALDPREYFIIVPNLLGNGLSSSPSNTPPPFDRANFPQVTIYDNVKFQHRLMTEKFGIQKIALVVGWSMGGIQAFQWGASYPDMVERIAPFAGVAKTWPQTYVVLEGMKAPLMAAARFDASKLNQLTSADMRAVGRVYAGWGVSDAFYREELYRELGFDSLADFIVGVWEESFMKMDPHNVLAMLWTGQNADISANPAYNGDFDKALGSIKALACVMPGSTDIFCPADDNEYEAKLMPNAVFNPIESIWGHFAGRGINSADNQFIDDNLKRLLALSTN, from the coding sequence ATGGATTATGAGATTTTTGATTTGGGTGACGTAACCTTGCAATCAGGAGTGACTTTACCGAGCGCTTTTCTTGCTTACAAGACTTTTGGAAGATTGAATGAAAAGAAAGATAATGTCATCGTATATCCAACTGCTTTTGGCGACCAGCATGTTCAGAATGAATGGTTGATTGGAAACGGCATGGCACTAGATCCGCGAGAATATTTCATTATCGTTCCAAATTTGCTGGGCAACGGATTATCTTCGTCTCCCAGTAACACGCCTCCCCCATTCGACCGGGCTAATTTTCCGCAGGTAACCATCTATGACAACGTTAAATTTCAGCATCGGCTGATGACCGAAAAATTCGGTATTCAAAAAATCGCTCTCGTCGTTGGTTGGTCCATGGGAGGCATTCAAGCATTCCAATGGGGAGCAAGTTATCCAGATATGGTGGAACGTATTGCACCTTTCGCCGGAGTAGCCAAGACTTGGCCCCAAACGTATGTGGTCCTGGAAGGAATGAAAGCTCCGCTCATGGCTGCAGCCCGCTTCGATGCAAGTAAACTAAACCAGTTGACTTCTGCGGACATGCGCGCCGTCGGCCGTGTCTATGCGGGATGGGGCGTATCGGACGCGTTTTACAGAGAGGAACTTTATCGTGAGCTGGGATTTGACTCATTGGCAGATTTTATAGTTGGCGTCTGGGAAGAGAGCTTTATGAAGATGGATCCGCACAATGTCCTGGCCATGTTATGGACAGGCCAAAATGCAGATATTAGTGCAAACCCCGCTTATAACGGAGATTTCGATAAGGCGCTGGGAAGCATTAAAGCGCTTGCCTGCGTCATGCCAGGGAGCACGGATATCTTCTGCCCGGCGGACGATAACGAATACGAAGCTAAGCTTATGCCTAATGCTGTTTTTAATCCTATCGAGTCGATTTGGGGCCATTTTGCCGGTCGCGGAATCAACAGTGCCGATAATCAATTTATTGATGACAACTTAAAACGCTTGTTGGCGCTTAGTACAAATTGA
- the map gene encoding type I methionyl aminopeptidase: MVILKSKAEIEEMKKAGRIVAAFHQAIAGMIRPGVTTLDIESFAVRFLKENGAKAYTIGYNGYPFATCASVNDVIAHGFPSRKPLQEGDIVTIDIVAEADGWVGDSAWSYPVGEVSEEARNLMQVTKECLYLGIEKAVVGNRIGDVMHAVQSHAERNGFSVVRDLLGHGVGREMHEEPNYPHVGNPGKGFRLKEGMVLTIEPMINAGKAFMTVDADGWTARTADGSLSAQYEHTIAITADGPIILTEQ, from the coding sequence ATGGTCATCCTGAAATCAAAAGCTGAAATTGAAGAAATGAAAAAAGCCGGCCGAATCGTCGCTGCTTTTCATCAAGCCATCGCAGGCATGATCCGGCCGGGTGTCACGACGCTCGATATCGAGTCGTTTGCGGTACGGTTCCTGAAGGAGAATGGCGCCAAGGCTTATACGATAGGCTACAACGGTTATCCGTTTGCAACATGTGCGTCAGTCAACGACGTCATTGCGCATGGTTTTCCGAGCCGGAAGCCGCTCCAGGAAGGCGACATTGTCACCATCGACATCGTAGCGGAAGCGGACGGCTGGGTCGGCGATTCTGCTTGGAGTTATCCGGTCGGCGAAGTCTCGGAAGAAGCCCGTAATCTGATGCAGGTAACGAAGGAATGCTTATATCTTGGCATCGAAAAAGCGGTAGTCGGTAACCGGATCGGCGATGTGATGCACGCGGTTCAATCCCACGCCGAGCGAAACGGATTTTCGGTGGTGCGCGATCTGCTCGGACATGGCGTAGGAAGAGAGATGCACGAGGAACCGAATTATCCCCACGTCGGGAATCCAGGCAAAGGATTCCGCCTGAAGGAAGGGATGGTTCTTACGATCGAGCCGATGATCAATGCCGGAAAAGCGTTCATGACGGTTGATGCCGACGGATGGACCGCCAGAACCGCTGACGGCTCGCTTTCCGCACAGTACGAGCATACGATCGCTATTACTGCGGATGGCCCGATTATATTGACCGAACAATAG
- a CDS encoding lipid A 1-phosphatase, with the protein MLVGICRIYFNIQYPSDVVSGYVFGGAWLSLNIIQLEIFRISKKIRSDNSLDG; encoded by the coding sequence TTGCTTGTAGGCATATGTCGCATCTACTTTAACATACAGTATCCAAGTGATGTTGTTTCTGGTTATGTATTTGGTGGGGCGTGGCTGAGCCTAAATATCATTCAATTGGAGATTTTTCGGATATCAAAAAAGATACGGAGTGACAATTCATTGGATGGATGA
- a CDS encoding FAD-dependent oxidoreductase: MLELAEPEKTAVYHLRNVLPYKPWKETTNLVLLGDALHPMTPAEIGGNAALFDAYELSKELIKVNNGEKELLAAFRDYEVSAIERGMRDVRLSSKAGESMFNQKPLPTEDVELEE, from the coding sequence ATGCTGGAATTAGCGGAGCCTGAGAAAACGGCTGTTTATCACCTTCGTAACGTTCTGCCGTATAAGCCTTGGAAAGAAACGACCAATCTGGTTTTGCTGGGAGACGCCCTGCATCCCATGACACCGGCAGAGATCGGTGGGAATGCGGCTCTCTTTGATGCCTATGAGCTCTCGAAGGAATTAATCAAAGTGAATAACGGGGAAAAGGAACTTTTGGCCGCTTTTCGCGATTATGAAGTGAGTGCCATTGAACGTGGGATGAGGGATGTTCGGCTTTCCTCGAAAGCAGGAGAAAGTATGTTCAACCAGAAGCCGTTGCCCACTGAAGATGTAGAATTGGAGGAATAA
- a CDS encoding TVP38/TMEM64 family protein gives MVGAEISLMEYFTEQNIELFLERFRSLGPLPGVLLTFLKSFVPPLPTIVIVGANAAIYGLWLGFLYSWIGLVMGSLLTFWLIRKASNTPFIRRWAAKPKVQKAMVWAQRNGFSFVFLLSLFPMGPFVVINMAAGLTRMPTLSFAAAVALGKGVMVFCVSYIGTHLSDFIDQPIKFIGVAFFIAVSLWLNRKLQAYFTSSAAVTPEPADTME, from the coding sequence ATGGTTGGCGCTGAGATCAGCTTAATGGAGTATTTTACGGAGCAAAACATCGAACTCTTTTTGGAGCGTTTTCGCTCGCTGGGGCCGCTGCCCGGCGTGCTGCTGACTTTTCTGAAATCATTTGTTCCGCCACTGCCTACCATCGTGATCGTTGGGGCTAATGCCGCCATCTATGGGTTGTGGCTGGGTTTTTTATATTCGTGGATCGGGCTCGTCATGGGCAGCTTGCTTACGTTCTGGCTGATTCGCAAAGCGTCCAATACACCCTTTATTCGGCGCTGGGCGGCCAAGCCGAAAGTACAGAAAGCCATGGTGTGGGCGCAGAGGAACGGGTTTAGCTTCGTTTTTCTCTTAAGCCTGTTCCCGATGGGGCCGTTCGTCGTCATTAACATGGCAGCGGGATTAACGCGAATGCCGACGCTTTCTTTTGCGGCAGCTGTAGCTCTAGGCAAAGGAGTCATGGTATTCTGCGTTTCCTATATCGGAACGCATCTGTCCGATTTTATCGACCAGCCCATCAAGTTTATCGGAGTGGCGTTTTTTATCGCGGTTTCCCTATGGTTGAACCGGAAGTTGCAAGCATATTTTACGTCCTCGGCGGCTGTGACGCCCGAGCCCGCGGACACCATGGAATAA
- a CDS encoding DedA family protein, which yields MGTDKLHKVSRWFQKYGNKVIFIAFFIPGVRHITGYFSGVTRISFRKYALFAYSGAFFWTTTFISFGKVLGPKWELYHHKFNRYMLIAGFIAAGAIIIFYLYRKYKEPLTKQAFGFCLWEKIVCWN from the coding sequence TTGGGAACGGATAAACTTCATAAAGTTTCACGCTGGTTTCAAAAGTACGGAAACAAGGTCATATTCATTGCCTTTTTCATTCCTGGAGTTCGCCATATCACGGGTTATTTTTCCGGTGTGACACGTATTTCGTTTCGAAAATATGCTCTTTTTGCTTATAGCGGCGCTTTCTTCTGGACTACTACCTTTATCTCCTTCGGTAAAGTGCTGGGTCCAAAATGGGAACTGTATCATCATAAATTTAACAGGTATATGCTTATTGCCGGATTTATCGCTGCAGGAGCCATCATTATTTTCTATCTGTATCGGAAGTATAAAGAGCCATTAACAAAACAAGCATTTGGATTTTGTTTATGGGAAAAGATCGTCTGCTGGAATTAA
- a CDS encoding LysR family transcriptional regulator — protein sequence MELRQLITFRTVASTLNFSRAAEVLNYVPSNVTMQIKALEDELGVRLFDRLSKQLVLTTEGKRFLTHIEDVLNKLDEARSVVHDNENLSGTLTISANEVICAYRLPAVFQRFRSQHPGVRLIFRSVPNQELKQTLFEGTADVVFMLDEPIRSSGLAVESLVEETFRLFAAPDHPLVKRNVLQLEDFHGEVFLTNEKGCPYRTMFDRSFEKEGIDSITYLEFQSAEAIKQCAISGIGIAFLPQIVAEAEVERGELVALPWQIPDLHVYTQMSWHKDKWLSPIILSFIEAAREVLAIEEENKQVTGSLLRK from the coding sequence ATGGAATTGCGCCAACTGATTACGTTCCGCACGGTTGCATCAACATTAAATTTCAGTCGGGCTGCGGAAGTGCTGAACTATGTTCCCTCCAATGTCACGATGCAAATAAAAGCATTAGAGGATGAGCTTGGTGTCCGGCTTTTTGACCGCTTGAGCAAACAGCTCGTTCTCACAACGGAAGGCAAGCGCTTTTTAACTCATATCGAAGACGTTCTAAACAAATTGGATGAAGCTCGTAGCGTCGTACATGACAATGAAAATTTAAGCGGCACCCTAACGATCAGTGCCAATGAGGTTATTTGCGCTTATCGGCTTCCAGCTGTCTTTCAACGATTTCGTTCGCAGCATCCGGGAGTTCGTCTCATCTTCCGCTCCGTCCCCAATCAAGAGCTCAAGCAAACACTCTTTGAGGGAACTGCGGATGTTGTCTTTATGTTGGACGAGCCCATTCGCTCGAGCGGACTTGCAGTGGAATCGTTGGTGGAAGAAACTTTCCGCTTATTCGCTGCTCCAGATCATCCGCTCGTAAAACGAAATGTGCTACAGCTTGAAGATTTTCATGGAGAAGTATTCTTGACGAATGAAAAGGGTTGTCCCTATCGAACCATGTTTGACCGGTCATTTGAGAAAGAGGGCATTGATAGCATTACGTATTTAGAGTTTCAAAGCGCCGAAGCCATTAAACAATGCGCAATTTCGGGAATCGGTATTGCCTTTCTTCCTCAAATCGTAGCGGAAGCCGAAGTTGAACGGGGCGAACTTGTTGCCCTTCCGTGGCAAATTCCGGACTTGCACGTGTATACACAGATGTCATGGCATAAAGACAAGTGGCTTTCACCCATCATATTATCTTTTATAGAAGCGGCAAGGGAGGTTCTCGCTATAGAGGAGGAGAATAAACAAGTGACCGGAAGTCTGCTGAGGAAATAG